The following proteins come from a genomic window of Nitrospira sp.:
- a CDS encoding Hemoglobin-like protein HbO — translation MQTTPYQEAGGLEGITRLVNEFYLNMDMLPEAETIRSMHPPDLSESRKKLTYFLCGWLGGPRLFQQHYGPISIPGFHKQFPIGYEERDAWLLCMQRAIAVQPYSEQFKDYLLAALRIPAERVREVNAGEF, via the coding sequence ATGCAAACCACTCCGTATCAAGAAGCGGGTGGACTTGAGGGAATCACCCGCTTGGTGAACGAATTTTACCTCAATATGGATATGCTGCCTGAAGCGGAAACCATCAGGAGCATGCATCCTCCCGATCTAAGCGAATCGCGCAAGAAGTTGACCTATTTCCTGTGCGGCTGGCTGGGAGGCCCCAGGCTCTTTCAGCAGCACTATGGGCCGATCAGCATTCCGGGATTCCACAAACAGTTTCCCATCGGGTACGAAGAACGCGATGCCTGGCTGCTCTGCATGCAACGGGCCATTGCAGTCCAACCCTACAGCGAGCAATTCAAAGACTATCTTTTAGCCGCACTCCGTATCCCGGCAGAACGAGTGCGAGAAGTGAACGCAGGAGAGTTCTAG
- a CDS encoding tRNA-modifying protein YgfZ: MTEKIILVAITDLFFYTKVRDALRQPEYRLEKARTQQDIVDKALSANPRAILFNMNDPTLDAFQALGKLQADPRLKGIPTLAFANHEEVDTWNRVKALGVTKVVSRNEFSARTKELVEEVLAARPRQSPPGATSNGKSMKRSRLHGQHARLGATFEDITGWEIPAHYGDVAAEHRAVRQAVGIADLSHRGKLRVTGEDRVKWLHSVISNDILALQPGQGRYSSLLTHKGKMLTYFRVYMQTEAVMLEDVGEIGDTTFQALRKFLLYGTKAKMENCAESWGLLLISGPKAPHVMQSAFGVDVTDLKPVNFVTAHIGGHHALVLRTEETGEIDIEVLLPADSLLAAWTSATQVGNKFGMKAIGSHARQALRIEAGLPQAGSDLNEEIVPPEANLEEKAFSLNKGCYPGQEVVARMDTYGNVRRKLVGLLLKDTGVPPHGAKLYSGNREVGWISSAVCSPQLNKTIAFGFPLRDFSKPGTELAVEFESGRHPAVVQTLPFYTKH; the protein is encoded by the coding sequence ATGACCGAAAAAATCATCCTCGTTGCGATTACCGATCTATTTTTCTACACCAAAGTCCGGGATGCATTGCGTCAACCGGAATACCGGCTTGAAAAAGCACGTACACAACAGGATATTGTCGACAAAGCCTTGTCCGCCAACCCAAGAGCCATTCTCTTCAATATGAACGACCCGACTCTTGACGCCTTTCAGGCGCTGGGGAAGCTGCAAGCCGATCCACGACTGAAGGGCATTCCGACGTTGGCCTTCGCCAATCACGAAGAAGTCGATACCTGGAACCGTGTGAAAGCGCTGGGCGTGACGAAAGTCGTCTCGCGCAATGAATTTTCTGCTCGGACAAAAGAGCTGGTGGAAGAAGTCCTCGCTGCCAGGCCTCGGCAATCGCCGCCCGGCGCAACATCAAACGGGAAGTCGATGAAACGATCCCGGCTTCATGGGCAACATGCCCGACTTGGAGCGACCTTTGAAGACATCACCGGCTGGGAAATACCGGCCCACTACGGCGATGTCGCAGCTGAACATCGTGCCGTCCGCCAAGCAGTGGGAATAGCCGATCTCTCTCATCGCGGCAAGCTCCGTGTCACGGGCGAAGATCGCGTGAAGTGGTTGCACAGCGTCATCAGCAACGACATCCTTGCTCTCCAACCAGGACAAGGCCGTTATTCCAGCCTGTTGACCCACAAAGGCAAGATGCTCACGTACTTCCGTGTGTATATGCAGACAGAAGCCGTCATGCTGGAGGATGTCGGCGAGATCGGGGACACGACATTCCAGGCCCTACGCAAATTCCTGCTCTATGGAACCAAAGCCAAAATGGAAAACTGTGCCGAGAGCTGGGGGTTGCTGTTGATCAGCGGACCGAAGGCCCCGCATGTGATGCAATCCGCATTCGGGGTGGACGTCACGGACTTAAAGCCGGTCAATTTTGTCACCGCACACATCGGCGGACATCATGCTCTCGTGTTACGCACCGAAGAAACGGGGGAGATTGATATCGAGGTGCTGCTCCCCGCGGATAGTCTCCTGGCGGCATGGACCAGTGCCACGCAGGTAGGGAACAAATTCGGCATGAAGGCCATCGGAAGCCACGCGCGACAGGCCTTACGCATCGAAGCCGGCCTCCCTCAAGCCGGGTCGGATTTGAACGAAGAAATTGTTCCACCCGAAGCCAATCTTGAGGAAAAGGCTTTCAGCTTGAACAAAGGATGCTATCCGGGACAAGAAGTCGTTGCGCGCATGGATACATACGGCAATGTGCGCCGCAAGCTGGTTGGGCTGCTCCTTAAAGATACAGGCGTTCCGCCGCATGGAGCCAAACTCTATAGCGGTAATCGCGAGGTCGGCTGGATCAGCAGCGCAGTCTGTTCTCCCCAGCTCAATAAGACCATTGCATTCGGATTTCCTCTGCGCGACTTCAGTAAACCCGGCACGGAACTGGCCGTGGAGTTCGAGAGCGGCAGACATCCGGCCGTTGTTCAGACCCTGCCCTTCTACACCAAGCATTAA